CGCTTCTAGTGCAGCGTGCTCAGGCTGTACAACCGGTCCACGTTCGATTGCGTCCACTCGCGCATCCTCTGCACATCGGCCTCGCGTCCGGGCCGCGGGACGAACCGTCCGTCGGGTCCTTTCTGAACCAGGTGGTGGAACCGCCGCTGTCCGCCGAGGAACTCCTCGACGGCGGGGCGCTCCGCGACCTCCTGAGGACAATCCTTCACCGATCCGCCGGCGCCCTTTTCCCACACGAAGACGGGGAAGACGCCGCACTGCGCGCCCAGCGTGGCGAGCCGGACGGTCTCCCCATCCTCGAACTTCCACCCGCTGATGCAGGGGGCGGGGACGAAGATGACGGCGGTTTCCTTGCACGCCAGCGCTCGCTCCATCGTCTTCACGAAGAGCTTGGGGTGCGCGGGGCTCACCTGCGCCACCAGCCCGGCGCCCGCGGCGATGGCCAGGTGGATGTAGTCGAGGGGAGGCCTCGGGTTGCCCAAGGAGGCCTCCCCCACCGGTGTCGTGCTGGTCTCCGCGAAAGGGGTCGTAGCCGGGCTGTATTGGAAGCCCGTGTTCGCGAAGATCTCATTCACGAGCACCATCAACGTGACGCGGCTGCGCCGGTAGATCGTGTGCAGGAACGAGCGGAGCCCGATGGCGAAGGCGCCGCCGTCGCCGCTCGCGGCGATCACCTGGACCGGGTGCGTGAACGCGCCGTGGTCCGCCAGGAGATCGGCCACGTCGCGCGCGGCCTCGGCCAGCGTGGGCGCGCTCTCGAAGACGTTGTGGATGATGCCGAACGATTTGTGGAAGTCGTCGGGCGGCGTGTCGCCGCGTCCCCAGGCGACCACGTTCGGGAAGGCCAGGCTGGAGACTTCGGCGCACGACGTGCCCAGCGTGAAGACCGTCTTCAGGCCGTTGTCCGAGACGCGTCCGACGTTCTGGAGCGCGATCGACTCCATGCACCCGGGGCAGAGCGTCGAGCCGGGGCGGAAGCACGATTCGCGCAGCGCGATTTCCTTGAACCCGCTCATAGCTGCGTCCCTTCGTGGAAGAAGGCGACCGGCGGCAGGGTCTTGCCGTCCAGCGCCGATCGCGCGTGATCCAGCATCCGCTCCCAGGTCGACTCCGAGACGTCCGCGCCGCCCAGCCCGGTGAACACGCTCACGATCTGAGGCGGGTTCTCGATGCCCGAGAGCGCGTCGGCGACGTCCAGCGTGAGATGCCCGCGCCCATGGTGGTGCGCCTGGTTGACGACCAGCACGACCTTGGCCCCCGCGAGCCGCGCGCGAACCGCCTCGCGCGGGAAGGGCGTCAGCAGCCGGATGGCCAGTCCCGCGACGCGCGTCCAGGCCAGCCGCTGGTACTCCTCGCGGATCGCCTCGAACGTGCCGAAGTCGGGGCCCATGCTCACCACCGCGATGTCGGGCGGCGTGCCGTTCTGGAACCCGACCGCGTCGTAGTAGGCGAGGCCCGGGCGTCCGAACTTGCGCTCGAAATCGGCCCCGATGATCGGAAGGATGTCGATCACGCGGTCCATGCGGCGCCGCTGCGCCACCTTGAAGCCCTGGAAATGGCGGGACGTGACGCAGTTCCCGAACGCCGAATCGCCGTTCAACAGGCCGGGCAGCGGGCAGCTCCGGATCCAGTGGTCCTGGAAGGAGTGGATCTCCGCGTCCGGCTCGACGATGAGGCGCGCGTTCCGATGGCTGTCCTTGATGCCGTAGTAGCCGGGCATGGTCGGCGTCATGATGTCGGGCTGCATGCCCAGGCAGGGTGCCTGGATCATCGTGTCGTAGATCTGCTGCTTCCCGCGGCAGGCGAGCTGGATGAAGCCGTCGTCGCGATGCGCCAGCGTGTCGCTGGGATCCCCCTCGATGCAGAGCGGGAAGTTCGCCGTCGCGCGATAGACGTTCACGAGCATCACGTTCCCGAGCCCGCTCGCTCCCAGGGAGCGCGTGGTCTCGGTCATGTGGTCCAGCCCCACGCTGCTCGTCGCGGTGGGGAAGATGAGGTCGCGGCATGCGGCCGCGGCGCCGACCAGGTAGTCGGCTACGGCGTGCTCCGCCTCCAGCAGCTTCACGCGCTTCTTTCCGCCCACGTCGGCCGCGACGCGCGAGGCCACGGTCTCGATCCACTTGGTCGACGGCGTGATCGGGAACCCCGCGAAGAGGATGGCCCGCCACATCTGGAGCGCCGCGATCGCGGCGGCGGTGTTGCCGTCGGCGGTGATCGTCTCGCGCTTGGTGTAGAGCGCATGGTGCGCGGCGCGCACCTTGGCCAGGTCGATCGCGTCGGGGTAGATCTCCCCGGACGGGGTCGCGCAGTGGGTCAGCGAGGACCCGTTCTTCTCGAATGCCTTGCCCGCGCTCTTCTCCGCGGTCTTGGCTCCGTTCTTCTCCACGACCTTGCTCATGAGGAGATCACCTCCATCCACGGCTCCTCGTAGGGGACTTCCAGGAAGAGGTGCTCGGGGCAGACGGCGATGCACTCGCCGCACAGCTTGCAGAAGGTGCTCACGTCCACGCCGGTCACGAGCAGCCCGCGCTCCGCATCGGGCACGAAGCGGATGATGCCCTCGGGGCAGTTCGTGATGCAGTGGGCGCAGCCGTTGCACAGCGTCTTGGGATCGTCGAAGCGGAGGCGCAGCCCGCTCGGCGCGTAGTTGGCGGTCTGGTTCGCGGCCGAGAGGCGGAGCGCCGTCTGCGCGC
The genomic region above belongs to Candidatus Binatia bacterium and contains:
- a CDS encoding 4Fe-4S dicluster domain-containing protein, producing NVSIYVAVAHAIGGFEEAAIVESFLQTLKKRHVPDSVVERNRGALRASLDAVREGVFEEENSTRRTAAPWMGYGYLPVGAQTALRLSAANQTANYAPSGLRLRFDDPKTLCNGCAHCITNCPEGIIRFVPDAERGLLVTGVDVSTFCKLCGECIAVCPEHLFLEVPYEEPWMEVISS
- a CDS encoding thiamine pyrophosphate-dependent enzyme, yielding MSGFKEIALRESCFRPGSTLCPGCMESIALQNVGRVSDNGLKTVFTLGTSCAEVSSLAFPNVVAWGRGDTPPDDFHKSFGIIHNVFESAPTLAEAARDVADLLADHGAFTHPVQVIAASGDGGAFAIGLRSFLHTIYRRSRVTLMVLVNEIFANTGFQYSPATTPFAETSTTPVGEASLGNPRPPLDYIHLAIAAGAGLVAQVSPAHPKLFVKTMERALACKETAVIFVPAPCISGWKFEDGETVRLATLGAQCGVFPVFVWEKGAGGSVKDCPQEVAERPAVEEFLGGQRRFHHLVQKGPDGRFVPRPGREADVQRMREWTQSNVDRLYSLSTLH